A region from the Misgurnus anguillicaudatus chromosome 7, ASM2758022v2, whole genome shotgun sequence genome encodes:
- the tmx4 gene encoding thioredoxin-related transmembrane protein 4 — MCSGFNMAGQRRIDMQKSGINVRWIFSLLLLYVCRVNAHVGGDNVVTVADANWTQVLEGEWMIKFYAPWCPACQHLQNDWENLGSQSESLGISVGRVDVTQQPGLSGRFLVTTLPTIFHAKDGSFRKYVSSRTIEDLQAYVAERKWASVEPVPGWRSPSSLLMSGTAHLFRLSVWIRQIHTYLTNTLGIPSWGSYVIFAIVTLFMGLILGLMLVLIADCIWPSRPKHRQDKKVVILKDEMSEEEVDDLVTEEKRTSDLDNESERVSGEESTEEEGLSSDTAISGSDQPSPAGAAESSVRKRKPQGPNALEGT, encoded by the exons ATGTGTTCCGGGTTCAATATGGCGGGACAGAGACGCATTGACATGCAGAAATCTGGCATAAATGTACGCTGGATCTTTTCTCTTTTACTGCTGTATGTGTGTCGTGTGAACGCGCACGTTGGCGGTGATAATGTCGTGACAGTGGCAGACGCGAACTGGACCCAGGTTCTGGAGGGAGAGTGGATGATTAAATT TTATGCCCCATGGTGCCCGGCGTGTCAACATTTACAGAATGACTGGGAGAATCTTGGCAGTCAAAGTGAAAGTCTGGGAATATCAGTGGGAAGAGTTGATGTTACACAACAACCAG GTTTGAGTGGGAGGTTTCTGGTTACAACACTGCCCACTATATTTCA TGCTAAAGATGGAAGTTTCCGGAAATATGTTTCTTCACGGACCATTGAGGATCTTCAAGCATATGTTGCAGAGAGAAAGTGGGCGTCAGTTGAACCTGTGCCAGGATGGAGGTCACCGTCTTCTCTGCT aATGTCAGGAACGGCTCATCTATTCCGCTTGTCAGTGTGGATCAGA CAAATCCACACATATCTGACCAACACGCTGGGAATTCCTTCATGGGGCTCATATGTTATATTTGCCATCGTTACTCTCTTTATGGGACTGATTCTCGGCCTG ATGCTTGTTCTGATCGCTGACTGCATTTGGCCGTCGAGACCAAAGCACAGACAAGACAAGAAAG ttgtgattttaaaggaTGAAATGTCGGAGGAGGAAGTGGACGATTTGGTCACGGAGGAGAAACGCACATCTGACCTGGACAATGAAAGCGAGAGAGTCTCAGGTGAGGAGTCTACTGAGGAAGAGGGTCTTTCATCCGATACAGCAATCAGTGGCAGTGATCAACCTTCACCAGCGGGGGCAGCAGAGAGCTCAGTGAGGAAACGTAAACCACAGGGGCCGAACGCTTTAGAGGGCACCTAA